A genome region from Tolypothrix sp. PCC 7712 includes the following:
- a CDS encoding glycosyltransferase family 4 protein: protein MRAYLLGKAIKTLDIEVEIIGFLFGNKLYSDLPAEFKIYHLPGSNFPGFAQEIRKIIPKIKGDIVYAIKPNLASFGVALLKKISSKKPIVLDIDDWELSWHGGDEWKYQPTVKQLARDLFKPDGALKNPHHPLYIKWMENWRNYADAMTVHTQFLQQRFGGTLIPNGKDTSLFDPTKYQPEDSRIRYGLSAYKILMFPGAPRPYKGLEDVLIALDKINQPDFKLVIVGGSPYDDYDQQLQQNWGNWIIKLPNYPAEIMPDVVAAAHIIVVPQRDTPETRAQFPLKLTDGMSMAKPVLSTKVGDIPEILGETGYLVEPANPEQIATTIQLIFDDLDSANVRGRKSRERCIEKYSVESMAFHLKSVIFRL from the coding sequence ATGCGTGCCTACTTGTTAGGTAAAGCTATTAAAACTTTAGATATTGAGGTAGAAATTATTGGTTTTTTATTTGGCAATAAATTATATAGCGATTTACCAGCAGAATTTAAAATCTACCATTTACCTGGAAGCAATTTTCCAGGCTTTGCTCAAGAAATCCGCAAAATTATACCCAAAATTAAAGGAGATATAGTTTATGCAATTAAGCCGAATTTAGCCAGTTTTGGAGTCGCTTTACTAAAAAAAATATCTAGCAAAAAGCCAATAGTTTTAGATATAGACGACTGGGAACTCAGTTGGCATGGTGGTGATGAGTGGAAATATCAACCCACAGTTAAACAATTAGCTAGGGACTTATTTAAACCAGATGGAGCGCTGAAAAATCCTCATCATCCTTTATATATCAAATGGATGGAGAATTGGAGAAATTATGCCGATGCTATGACAGTACATACTCAATTTCTCCAGCAGCGTTTTGGCGGTACTTTAATTCCCAATGGCAAAGATACATCTTTATTCGATCCAACTAAATATCAACCTGAAGACAGCAGAATTCGCTACGGTTTATCTGCATATAAAATTTTAATGTTTCCCGGTGCTCCTCGACCTTATAAAGGCTTAGAAGATGTTCTCATAGCGCTAGATAAAATTAATCAACCTGACTTTAAGTTAGTAATTGTTGGTGGTAGTCCTTATGATGATTACGATCAGCAACTTCAACAAAATTGGGGAAATTGGATTATCAAATTGCCTAATTATCCTGCTGAAATAATGCCTGATGTAGTGGCTGCTGCTCACATTATTGTTGTTCCCCAAAGAGATACACCCGAAACTCGCGCACAATTTCCACTGAAACTTACAGATGGAATGTCAATGGCTAAACCTGTATTATCCACAAAAGTCGGTGATATTCCCGAAATTTTGGGTGAAACTGGTTATTTAGTTGAACCTGCTAACCCAGAGCAAATTGCAACAACAATTCAATTAATATTTGACGATTTAGATTCAGCAAATGTCCGTGGTAGAAAATCACGTGAGCGATGTATAGAAAAATATAGTGTGGAATCTATGGCTTTTCATTTAAAATCAGTAATTTTTCGGTTGTGA
- a CDS encoding ATP-binding cassette domain-containing protein, with translation MSTKKLLLRFAKPYPGLIILTIILGFSGALFNGISTTLIVPVILRIVGQEVDLTNAPKLLTAIMSPFDKVPENYRVGVMAGAIIFTIFLKNLANYTGSLASSSLSRMLTSDMREAGLKLLLDVDIDYYAKTKVGDLINKLGGEIGRTASTLGSTIRLIILSITIFVFIGLLLSISWELTIISTLLLSLVTLINQSAITRSRKFGKQLSEMSSAYSISLLEVLNGIRLVKSTGNESREFQHIKKLIRAREKADFQSQVNSEAIGPLSEVMGVSALMLIVLLSKIFFADQIVSLSAVLLTYLLVLLRVLPLISQLNSIRSSFASTSTSVDMVSEFLSFTNKPFMGNGELTYTKLEKGVSFNSLSFNYPGHEKLVLQDVTLDLPRGKTLALVGGSGAGKSTLADLLPRFYDPVAGSITIDGKDLREFDVISLRKRMGIVSQDTFLFNDSVRNNISYGRPEASEEEIIAAAKQANAYEFIIKLPQEFDTLIGDRGVMLSGGQRQRLAIARALVQNPEILILDEATSALDTVSERLVQSALDDLSRDRTTLVIAHRLSTVQKADQIAVLDHGKVVETGTHEELLEKGGFYSRLYSMQFSDRPDKNSPRLKILSAMRKYSAQVTYPEVVTQYNPSLVRISHEIRTQLNSMIGFLNLLLEELIDDVEERHEIIEETYKSAWRILNIIDIFDDIVNLKTNKSLLPVVEQNPNSLIIQPPSLIQMSYDFRTSLNLIRSSIRSLADKTSATPEEQNQLLSESYQSSIYLLDKLENLEDIITNYSYE, from the coding sequence ATGTCTACCAAAAAATTGCTACTCAGATTTGCCAAGCCTTATCCTGGTTTGATTATTTTGACAATAATTTTAGGCTTTTCCGGAGCATTATTTAATGGTATAAGTACAACTTTAATTGTGCCAGTAATTTTAAGAATTGTCGGGCAAGAAGTAGATTTAACCAATGCGCCAAAGCTTTTAACAGCTATTATGTCTCCTTTTGATAAAGTTCCAGAAAATTACCGTGTTGGGGTGATGGCTGGAGCGATTATTTTCACAATATTTTTAAAAAACTTAGCAAATTATACTGGAAGTTTAGCATCTAGCTCTTTAAGCAGAATGCTGACATCAGATATGCGAGAAGCTGGATTAAAGTTATTATTGGACGTTGATATAGATTATTATGCCAAAACAAAAGTTGGCGATTTAATTAATAAACTAGGTGGGGAAATTGGACGTACAGCGAGTACTTTAGGCAGTACTATTAGATTAATAATACTCTCAATTACCATCTTTGTTTTTATTGGGTTATTACTGTCAATATCTTGGGAATTGACAATTATTTCTACACTGTTGCTGTCTTTAGTAACTTTAATCAACCAGTCTGCTATTACTCGTTCTCGAAAGTTTGGCAAGCAGCTGAGTGAAATGTCTAGTGCATATTCAATTTCTTTATTAGAAGTCCTCAATGGTATTCGCTTAGTTAAGTCAACAGGCAACGAATCCAGAGAATTTCAACATATTAAAAAGCTAATTCGTGCGCGTGAAAAGGCAGATTTTCAATCTCAAGTTAACTCAGAAGCGATCGGGCCTTTGAGTGAAGTCATGGGAGTTTCAGCTTTAATGCTGATTGTCTTATTAAGTAAAATTTTCTTTGCCGATCAGATAGTATCTCTTTCTGCTGTACTTTTAACCTATTTATTGGTTTTATTGCGGGTACTGCCATTAATTTCGCAACTCAATTCCATTCGCAGTAGTTTTGCCAGCACATCTACTAGTGTGGACATGGTAAGTGAATTTTTAAGCTTCACTAACAAGCCATTCATGGGCAACGGTGAGCTGACATATACAAAATTAGAAAAGGGAGTCAGTTTTAATTCATTGTCCTTTAACTACCCTGGTCATGAAAAGTTGGTGCTTCAAGATGTGACATTAGATTTACCCCGTGGTAAAACTCTGGCATTAGTAGGCGGTTCTGGAGCAGGGAAATCAACTTTAGCAGACTTGTTACCCAGATTTTATGACCCAGTAGCTGGCTCCATTACTATTGACGGTAAAGACTTGCGGGAATTTGATGTTATATCCCTAAGAAAACGGATGGGGATTGTTAGTCAAGATACCTTTCTGTTTAATGACTCAGTACGAAATAACATTTCCTATGGCAGACCGGAAGCTAGCGAAGAGGAAATTATCGCGGCTGCCAAACAGGCGAACGCATACGAGTTTATTATTAAATTGCCACAAGAATTTGATACCTTAATTGGCGATCGCGGTGTCATGTTATCTGGAGGACAAAGGCAAAGATTAGCGATCGCTCGCGCCTTAGTGCAAAATCCAGAAATTCTAATTCTCGACGAAGCCACCAGCGCCTTAGATACTGTTTCCGAACGCCTAGTTCAAAGTGCGCTAGATGATCTCAGCCGCGATCGCACAACTTTGGTAATTGCTCACCGTCTATCTACAGTCCAAAAAGCCGATCAAATAGCAGTCTTAGATCATGGAAAAGTAGTAGAGACAGGTACCCACGAAGAATTGTTAGAAAAAGGTGGTTTTTACTCGCGCCTCTATTCAATGCAATTTAGCGATCGTCCTGATAAGAACTCGCCAAGGTTAAAAATCCTCAGTGCTATGCGGAAATACTCAGCGCAGGTTACCTATCCTGAGGTCGTTACTCAATACAATCCAAGCTTAGTCCGCATTTCGCACGAAATTCGGACACAACTGAACTCAATGATTGGATTCCTCAACTTATTACTTGAGGAGCTGATAGATGATGTTGAAGAGCGCCACGAAATCATTGAAGAAACCTACAAATCAGCCTGGAGAATTCTGAATATTATTGATATTTTTGACGATATTGTTAACTTGAAAACGAACAAAAGTTTACTTCCAGTTGTTGAGCAAAATCCGAACAGCTTAATTATCCAACCACCAAGTTTGATTCAAATGTCTTATGATTTTCGGACTTCGCTCAATCTTATCCGCAGTTCTATCCGTTCTCTTGCAGATAAAACATCAGCCACCCCAGAAGAGCAAAATCAATTACTATCAGAATCTTATCAATCTTCTATATATTTATTAGATAAATTGGAAAACCTCGAAGATATTATTACTAACTATAGTTATGAATAA
- a CDS encoding DUF2817 domain-containing protein gives MLDDAGFSPNYNAARKRFRDAALALGCSLEAYPIEQIGPDGADLTIDVAFLGNPNSQKIVVVSSGLHGVEGFFGSAVQCALLEKRLVNWNQSQGIALLLLHALNPYGFAWRRRWNEENIDLNRNFLLPGEVYSGSPAKYGELNAFFNPTSPPSQFEPFLLKAIAIILRYGINSLTSTLPVGQYDFPQGLFFGGHQPSKTYQILDNNFARWMGNATDVVHIDLHTGLGKKATYKLFIDYSPESESTQWLIAKFGANYVEPYLARKVAYKFRGGLGNWCQAKVSQCNYRYLTAEFGTYSVIQVVEALRAENRAHFFSPANHPSKESTSQRLMEVFVPADRGWRNAVVSQGLDLVDRAIAAL, from the coding sequence ATGCTTGATGATGCTGGTTTTTCTCCTAATTACAACGCAGCACGGAAGCGGTTTCGGGATGCGGCGTTAGCTTTGGGATGTAGCTTAGAAGCATATCCCATAGAGCAAATAGGGCCAGATGGGGCAGATTTAACTATTGATGTGGCTTTTTTAGGAAACCCCAACTCGCAAAAAATTGTAGTTGTCTCTAGTGGATTGCATGGCGTGGAGGGATTTTTTGGTTCGGCTGTGCAATGTGCTTTGCTAGAGAAGCGTCTGGTAAATTGGAACCAAAGCCAAGGGATTGCTTTATTACTTTTACACGCCTTGAATCCTTACGGCTTTGCTTGGCGCAGGCGGTGGAATGAGGAGAATATCGACCTCAACCGTAATTTTCTGCTACCTGGCGAAGTATATAGTGGGAGTCCGGCAAAATATGGTGAGTTAAATGCTTTTTTCAATCCAACTTCACCACCATCTCAGTTTGAGCCATTTCTGTTAAAGGCGATCGCAATTATTCTCCGCTATGGCATCAATTCTTTAACCAGCACGCTACCAGTAGGACAATATGATTTTCCCCAAGGGTTATTTTTTGGCGGACATCAACCCTCAAAGACTTATCAGATTCTGGATAATAATTTTGCTCGGTGGATGGGGAATGCCACAGATGTCGTACATATTGACTTACATACAGGGTTAGGTAAGAAGGCAACCTATAAACTTTTTATTGATTATTCGCCGGAGTCTGAGTCTACCCAATGGCTAATTGCGAAGTTTGGTGCGAATTATGTGGAACCTTATCTAGCCAGAAAAGTTGCTTACAAGTTTCGTGGGGGTTTGGGAAATTGGTGTCAGGCAAAAGTTTCCCAATGTAATTACAGGTATCTTACCGCAGAATTTGGTACTTATTCAGTCATTCAAGTAGTGGAGGCATTACGAGCCGAAAACCGCGCTCATTTCTTTTCGCCAGCAAATCACCCATCTAAAGAATCGACAAGCCAGCGCTTAATGGAAGTTTTTGTGCCTGCGGATCGGGGTTGGCGGAATGCGGTAGTCTCCCAAGGACTAGATTTGGTAGATCGCGCGATCGCGGCGCTATAA
- the dnaB gene encoding replicative DNA helicase → MAEELSFQGNGSDRLPPQNIEAEEAILGGILLDPEAIGRVSDRLVAEAFYISAHKDIYQAALRLHAQGKPTDLLAVTSWLADHDLLNRIGGRNKLATLVDRTVSAVNIDALASLVMDKYQRRQLIKAGNEIVHLGYETEKELPIVLDQAEQKVFGITQERAQSGLVHISDTLISNFQDIEERNQGIALPGITCSFYDLDALTSGFQRSDLIIVAARPAMGKTAFCLNLAYNIAASHRMPVAVFSLEMSKEQLVQRLLASEAGIESGYLRSGRLSQAQWEPLSRAIGMLSEMPIFIDDTPNITVTQMRSQARRLQAEQGMELGLIVIDYLQLMEGAGDNRVQELSKITRSLKGLARELSVPVIALSQLSRGVEARTNKRPMLSDLRESGCLTGDTLVTLADTGVQVPIRNLVGKSGFSVLALNEATMQLEKAIVSNAFSTGVKPIFLLKTRLGRKIRATGNHKFLTINGWKRLDSLEIGDRLALPMQSLADVAHCGTTLYKQNVSRERASRLATVVKSAEINLLANSDIYWDEIVAIQPDGEEEVYDLTVPNLHNFIANNIIVHNSIEQDADLVIMLYRDDYYNNDSPDRGIAEVIVAKHRNGPTGTVKLLFDPQFTKFKNLARPNNY, encoded by the coding sequence ATGGCTGAAGAACTAAGTTTTCAGGGCAATGGTAGCGATCGCCTTCCACCCCAAAATATTGAGGCAGAAGAAGCGATTTTGGGGGGGATTTTGCTCGATCCAGAAGCGATTGGAAGAGTCAGCGATCGCTTAGTTGCCGAAGCTTTTTACATTAGCGCCCATAAAGATATTTATCAAGCAGCATTGCGACTACACGCGCAGGGTAAACCTACAGACTTACTAGCAGTGACAAGTTGGCTAGCGGATCACGATTTGCTCAATCGGATTGGCGGGAGAAATAAATTAGCCACCCTTGTAGATCGCACAGTGTCAGCCGTCAATATTGACGCTTTAGCAAGCTTAGTCATGGATAAATACCAGCGGCGACAGTTAATTAAAGCTGGTAATGAAATTGTTCATCTTGGTTACGAAACAGAGAAAGAATTACCAATTGTTTTAGATCAAGCAGAACAAAAAGTATTTGGCATTACTCAAGAACGTGCCCAATCAGGATTAGTTCATATTTCAGATACATTAATTAGTAATTTTCAGGATATTGAAGAGCGAAATCAAGGTATTGCTTTACCTGGAATTACTTGTAGTTTTTACGATTTAGATGCTCTTACTAGTGGCTTTCAGCGTTCTGATTTGATTATTGTGGCTGCAAGGCCGGCAATGGGGAAAACAGCATTTTGCCTGAACCTTGCTTATAATATTGCTGCTTCTCATAGAATGCCAGTTGCTGTTTTCAGTTTAGAAATGTCTAAAGAACAACTGGTACAGCGTCTATTAGCAAGTGAAGCAGGAATTGAAAGTGGTTATTTAAGAAGTGGCAGACTTAGTCAAGCACAATGGGAACCTTTAAGCCGCGCTATTGGTATGCTTTCAGAGATGCCAATTTTTATTGATGACACGCCAAATATTACAGTAACCCAAATGCGTAGTCAGGCAAGACGATTGCAAGCCGAACAAGGCATGGAACTGGGTTTAATTGTGATAGATTACTTGCAATTGATGGAAGGAGCAGGTGATAACCGTGTACAAGAATTATCTAAAATTACACGTTCTTTAAAAGGTTTAGCGCGGGAATTATCGGTTCCAGTTATTGCTTTATCTCAGTTAAGTCGAGGGGTGGAAGCACGTACTAATAAACGCCCAATGCTGTCAGATTTAAGAGAATCTGGATGTTTAACTGGCGATACTTTAGTGACCTTAGCAGATACTGGAGTACAAGTACCAATTCGTAATTTAGTAGGCAAATCTGGCTTTTCAGTTTTGGCATTAAATGAAGCGACAATGCAGTTAGAAAAAGCAATAGTTAGTAATGCCTTTTCAACAGGAGTCAAGCCTATATTTTTATTAAAAACTCGTTTAGGGCGTAAAATTCGAGCCACAGGTAATCACAAATTTTTAACTATTAATGGCTGGAAGAGACTGGACAGTTTAGAAATAGGAGATCGCCTAGCTTTACCAATGCAATCTTTAGCTGATGTTGCTCATTGTGGAACAACACTTTATAAGCAAAATGTGAGCCGAGAAAGAGCTTCAAGACTGGCTACAGTTGTCAAATCAGCAGAAATAAATCTTTTAGCTAATAGCGATATTTATTGGGATGAAATCGTTGCAATCCAACCTGATGGGGAAGAAGAAGTTTATGATTTAACAGTTCCTAATCTACATAATTTCATTGCAAACAACATCATAGTTCATAATTCTATTGAACAGGATGCGGATTTAGTAATCATGTTATATAGGGACGATTACTACAATAATGATAGTCCCGATCGCGGTATTGCAGAAGTGATAGTAGCTAAACACCGTAACGGCCCAACAGGTACAGTTAAACTTTTATTCGATCCTCAGTTTACAAAGTTTAAAAACCTAGCCAGGCCCAATAATTATTAA
- the rplI gene encoding 50S ribosomal protein L9 — protein sequence MVKRVQLVLTQDVSKLGKLGDLVDVAPGYARNYLIPQKLATHATPGILKQVERRREQERQRQLELRQQALEQQAALEKISSLKIAKQVGENEAIFGTVTAQDVADAIQAATNQEIDRRGITLPDINHLGTYKAEIKLHSEVTAQVTIEVVAS from the coding sequence ATGGTGAAACGCGTACAGTTAGTTTTAACTCAAGATGTGAGTAAGTTGGGAAAATTAGGAGATTTAGTAGATGTAGCTCCTGGCTATGCTCGTAATTATCTAATTCCGCAAAAATTAGCAACTCATGCTACTCCTGGTATTCTCAAGCAAGTAGAACGCCGTCGTGAACAAGAACGTCAACGGCAATTAGAGCTGAGACAACAAGCTTTAGAACAACAAGCAGCTTTAGAAAAAATTAGCAGCTTGAAAATTGCCAAGCAGGTTGGTGAAAACGAAGCTATTTTCGGTACTGTTACCGCTCAAGACGTTGCAGATGCAATTCAAGCAGCTACAAATCAAGAAATTGATCGTCGCGGTATTACACTTCCCGATATTAACCACCTGGGCACTTACAAAGCTGAAATTAAGCTACATTCAGAAGTAACCGCACAAGTAACTATTGAAGTTGTTGCTAGCTAA
- the gloB gene encoding hydroxyacylglutathione hydrolase: MQVIRLEALSDNYIFLLYDRTQNIAAAVDPAEAEPVFRKLTELNAKLVAIFNTHHHHDHVGGNQQLMQKFPELTVYAGVEDRGRIPGQTVFLEDGSHVQFGDRVAGVIFVPGHTRAHIAYYFPPEVAGEPGDLFCGDTLFAGGCGRIFEGTPAQMVNSLNKLRSLPDNTKVWCAHEYTLKNLQFALTVDGENADLQKRFDEVKAYRSQGKATIPSTIGVEKSTNPFLRWEQPTLQSAAKSNDPVQTFARIRGMKDKF, encoded by the coding sequence ATGCAGGTCATTCGTCTGGAAGCACTCTCGGATAACTATATATTCTTGCTGTACGATCGCACGCAAAATATCGCCGCTGCTGTCGATCCCGCAGAGGCTGAACCTGTATTCAGGAAACTAACCGAACTTAACGCTAAGTTAGTAGCGATTTTTAACACCCACCACCATCACGATCATGTGGGTGGTAATCAGCAGTTGATGCAAAAATTTCCTGAGCTAACAGTCTATGCTGGAGTCGAGGATCGGGGAAGAATCCCAGGACAAACAGTTTTTCTTGAAGATGGCTCTCATGTACAGTTTGGCGATCGCGTCGCTGGAGTCATCTTCGTTCCTGGACATACCCGCGCGCACATTGCTTACTATTTTCCCCCAGAAGTAGCTGGGGAACCAGGGGACTTATTCTGTGGCGATACTCTATTTGCAGGGGGTTGTGGTCGTATATTTGAAGGGACTCCTGCACAAATGGTGAACTCGTTAAATAAACTGCGCTCTCTACCTGATAATACAAAAGTCTGGTGCGCCCATGAATATACGTTAAAAAATTTACAATTTGCCTTAACTGTTGATGGTGAAAACGCTGACTTACAAAAACGCTTTGATGAAGTGAAAGCCTACCGTAGCCAGGGAAAAGCTACCATTCCTTCAACGATAGGGGTGGAGAAAAGTACCAATCCTTTTTTACGCTGGGAACAGCCAACACTACAATCAGCGGCTAAAAGTAACGATCCGGTGCAGACTTTTGCGCGGATCAGGGGGATGAAAGATAAATTTTAG